GCGGCGGCCTGGTACGAGCCTGGGGCGTTGACCATGCCGGTCAGCGGGTTGGCGATCAGCGCGCGAATCTTGGCGCCGGCATCGGCGAGCGCAGCCTCCGGCTCCTGCTTGCCATCGCGGACGAGAACGACAGCATCATTCCAACTTCCCCACACCGAACCCATGGCCGGGATGTCGGGCATCATCGAGGAATTCGAGCCTGCGTCGCCGATGGCCACCAGGTCGGCGTCGTCGGTCTTTTCCAACACCGGCAGGAAGGCCGACGCGCGGCCACCCGCATCTTGCAGGGTCTGCATCACTTCTTCGGTGGCGATAAACTCGGTCAGGAAGGCTTGAGCCAGCAGGGCATTCTCACTTTGAGCATTGACGTAAATGCCTTGCGTGCCGGCAAACGAAGCGCCGGGGCCGGCTGGGCCTTCGGGGAATCCGGCAATGGCGTAAGGAACGCCCGATTCGCGGATGCGATCCAGCGCCCACGGGCCGGCCATGATGAAGGGCACTTCGCCGGTCTCGAACAGGGCATGGTTGTTGGCCCAATCCCAGTCGGTGGGCAGGTTGCCGGCATCCACCTGTTCTTTCAGCCAGGTGTTGGCGGCCACCATGCCTTCACTGTCCACGCCCAGGTCTTGGGCGTCGTAGTCGCCCGTGGCGTCTTTGCCGAAGATGTAACCGCCAAAGGAGGTGAACAACGGATAAAGATCGTAGGTGGTGCCGGTGACGGCCATGATGTAGGTGACCTTGCCATCGGCTTTCAACGCTTCGCCGACAGCTACCAACTCATCCCAGGTGGCTGGCGGGGTTTTCACCAGGTCGGTGTTGTAGAAGAAGCCCAGATTCTCGGTAGCGTAGGGCATGCAGTACAGCTTGCCGCCATAGGTGCAGGCGTCAATCGCGACCGGGTTGAAATCAGCCGCCTTGTCGCCCAGATCAATCTCGGCAACCAGGCCATTGGCCACCAGCGCGCCGCCCTGATCGTGCGCCACGCCGAAGAGAATGTCCGGGCCTTCGCCGCACAGCCGTCGCCTGGGGAGCTTCGGTGGTCGCGGCGGGGCCGCAAGCGGCCAGGGCAAGGGCGGTAATCACCAACAGACTGAGCGCCCACATAATATTCTTTTTCATTTTGAATCTCCTCCTAAGAGATACTGTTTGAATTTGAGCCAATAGGGTTATTGATCTTGTTGCTTTGGGTGTTGAATATAATCACCTCCTTAGTGCGAGTCTGACGGGATATTGCCAAATTCAGT
This region of Chloroflexota bacterium genomic DNA includes:
- a CDS encoding extracellular solute-binding protein gives rise to the protein MPWPLAAPPRPPKLPRRRLCGEGPDILFGVAHDQGGALVANGLVAEIDLGDKAADFNPVAIDACTYGGKLYCMPYATENLGFFYNTDLVKTPPATWDELVAVGEALKADGKVTYIMAVTGTTYDLYPLFTSFGGYIFGKDATGDYDAQDLGVDSEGMVAANTWLKEQVDAGNLPTDWDWANNHALFETGEVPFIMAGPWALDRIRESGVPYAIAGFPEGPAGPGASFAGTQGIYVNAQSENALLAQAFLTEFIATEEVMQTLQDAGGRASAFLPVLEKTDDADLVAIGDAGSNSSMMPDIPAMGSVWGSWNDAVVLVRDGKQEPEAALADAGAKIRALIANPLTGMVNAPGSYQAAAGCPGDWQPECAVTAMTKGDDGKFASGPWSLKAGDYEVKVALDGSWTTNYGSDGAQDGPNYKFTLAADGTVSFTFDPETKLLDIVTK